The Plasmodium knowlesi strain H genome assembly, chromosome: 14 genome has a segment encoding these proteins:
- a CDS encoding inositol polyphosphate kinase, putative, producing MKVEEYRHQVGGHCKLIKPKDSSKVYKPLIENEYIFYEKLANFGASSAESGPLHILKKFIPKFYGVTEIVVEYSSSSEMEDNLVRKQKRRNEPNSSKGRKYFSLEERDKKDKLDEQPSNEPTSQRTDQSAKEPSREPSREPSKEPSEELPKESPQGETEGEKDTKSDKSAKGKKRKKCIPHIVLEDLVYGFKRPCVLDIKMGKRQRKIGASLEKRKRQVEKSFKTTSHSLGFRLCGCQLYNKTSDKLFYKDKYWGRNLTKENIPWAIRNWFWNGSLLYEELIPLLLEKLHRFFNCIMELRHYRFWSSSLLWVFDGGLNDQKARSNSLDIRMIDFANTIYLQDNPSVDDEYIFGLKNLIHSMQILNNTIQGMNFLPQEISTCFYSENYKLIENSHRPIFKKSKSAILEENLRKKKKKKKNVYINFEFLKNAKTRRKSSNVYSSNMTGALATQLAAGSPKGTSDDGLSFQYLNKFIGNNKKEKIWNQAQYFSNSDSPIGNHMSLSPYSTPVGTFINKEVCISGWLDESLPRNVTHGPGVSPDLNIPLIPPTSVDDKNDGSVSAEHSHGSDIQEKANITTFNESEKGPMENELLALEAHQIDDHRRSDHHSGMPSKEDESVSPINLIQDPKGVHLDDEDELVDMPKKTITIIKHNERSEQMSTNNSIDERRNVRFEGKNFAHGHFITAMHETDGRNRHSEENAIEKEEVQTNFSFKNKNRYPVNHSEEETCGVTEKGEIPQSENYQKCVNKSGEKQIIDDKQSRDNALLFQTRENVSFMSAEGDLFGEDNSNDRNESNAYEQVIQEVIVKTLKVASRGRDNFSSVNIANKIPVDRNYKNRIEDERKNGGYRKEGEPRRHENAFTNFYESEGKDPPYKHEYILSNEGNRNEVAENGDEGSDRKVSDAEVEKKEENRRSAKQDLGNKGSYAEKYTQQYAEQYTQGGLNQGMLKKREHRIRSALGPKLRNDSLVRETKWNLLIRNVNLKVFINHMIKKEIEGKKNTQEYPYLFVKNRNETDPRALHMENRPSKIGGLNRISRDSRARGGVPPIHNPYVFEKSLSYSYSHRIAHSFPQNRNYSYSSDSGLIYNRNLQGGHLMKMLKKEGRITSKRCSSCTDIPLRIKKGKKSQKKKKYIKKKLFKKINILSGVKNNRVKSPQKIIFSNYAVPNQHSVTPPIEYTPRSDSICRITHSFDIFTPEYRRNRYVHSVISQRYNTDMDSTTNNQTGNIPFREKNLILPLTDTNSNEKYLRRSMSEPNLYKFGYFRCILNDLNDTKINYNSLVANRLDKMMKVPIYNQIYGFTSNSSDLDSSDTSWGY from the coding sequence ATGAAAGTAGAGGAATATAGACACCAAGTTGGGGGGCACTGTAAACTGATAAAACCGAAAGACTCATCGAAAGTGTACAAACCGCTCATAGAGAATGAATACATTTTCTACGAAAAATTAGCGAACTTTGGAGCGTCCTCTGCAGAGTCGGGGCCCTtgcacattttgaaaaaattcatccCCAAGTTTTATGGAGTGACTGAAATCGTCGTTGAGTATTCCTCGTCGTCTGAGATGGAGGACAACTTAGTTagaaaacagaaaaggagaaatgaacCGAATAGCAGTAAGGGTCGGAAATATTTCAGCTTGGAGGAGCGGGATAAGAAAGACAAATTGGATGAACAACCGTCAAACGAACCAACCAGCCAACGGACCGATCAATCGGCAAAAGAACCGTCAAGAGAACCGTCAAGAGAACCGTCAAAAGAACCGTCCGAAGAATTGCCAAAGGAATCCCCACAGGGTGAGaccgaaggagaaaaggacaCGAAAAGTGACAAGAGCGCCAAGGGGAAGAAGCGAAAGAAATGCATCCCACACATCGTCTTGGAAGATCTCGTGTACGGATTTAAGCGACCATGTGTGCTAGACATCAAAATGGGCAAaagacaaagaaaaataggTGCATCcttagaaaaaagaaagagacaAGTAGAAAAGAGCTTCAAAACAACTAGCCATTCTCTTGGATTTAGATTATGCGGTTGCCAACTTTACAATAAAACAAGTgacaaattattttataagGATAAATATTGGGGTAGAAATTtaacaaaggaaaatatcCCATGGGCAATTCGAAATTGGTTTTGGAATGGTTCCTTACTATACGAAGAATTGATTCCTTTACtgttggaaaaattacatcGATTTTTTAACTGCATAATGGAGTTACGACATTACCGCTTTTggtcttcttcccttctctgGGTTTTTGATGGTGGACTAAATGATCAAAAAGCGAGATCAAATTCTCTGGACATACGAATGATAGATTTTGCCAATACCATTTATTTACAAGATAACCCATCTGTGGATGATGAATATATCTTTGGtcttaaaaatttaattcaTTCCATGCAGATCCTTAACAACACCATTCAAGGGATGAATTTCTTGCCCCAAGAAATTAGTACTTGTTTTTATTCTGAAAATTATAAACTAATTGAAAATTCCCATCGtcccatttttaagaaatCCAAGTCAGCCATTTTGGAAGAGaacttaagaaaaaaaaaaaaaaaaaaaaaaaatgtgtacataaattttgagttcttaaaaaatgccaaaacgAGGCGGAAAAGTAGTAACGTTTATTCGAGTAATATGACAGGTGCCTTGGCAACCCAGTTAGCAGCTGGATCTCCAAAAGGGACAAGTGATGACGGATTATCATTTCAATATCTTAACAAATTTATagggaataataaaaaagaaaaaatctggAATCAAGCGCAGTACTTTAGTAATTCCGACTCTCCCATCGGTAACCACATGAGCCTCTCCCCGTATAGCACTCCAGTGGGAACATTTATCAATAAGGAGGTATGCATCAGTGGTTGGCTAGATGAGTCGCTTCCTAGGAATGTTACACATGGACCTGGGGTAAGTCCCGATTTGAATATCCCCCTCATACCTCCTACCAGCGTTGACGACAAGAATGATGGCTCGGTTTCAGCCGAACACTCACATGGAAGCGATATCCaagaaaaggcaaatatAACCACTTTTAACGAAAGTGAGAAGGGGCCCATGGAAAATGAGCTACTAGCTCTGGAGGCACATCAAATAGATGATCACCGAAGGAGTGACCACCACTCGGGAATGCCATCGAAGGAAGACGAATCCGTTTCACCAATAAATTTGATTCAAGATCCTAAAGGAGTGCACCtcgatgatgaagatgaacTTGTAGACATGccgaaaaaaacaattaccATCATTAAACATAATGAGAGATCAGAACAAATGTCAACAAATAACTCCATCgatgaaagaagaaacgtACGATTTGAGGGGAAGAATTTTGCTCATGGTCATTTCATCACGGCTATGCATGAAACTGATGGGAGGAATCGCCACTCGGAAGAAAACGCCATCGAGAAGGAAGAGGTACAAAcaaatttctccttcaaaaataaaaatcgcTATCCCGTAAATCATTCCGAAGAAGAAACATGTGGAGTAAccgaaaagggagaaattcCGCAGAGTGAGAATTACCAAAAGTGTGTGAACAAATCAGGTGAAAAACAGATTATTGATGACAAACAATCGCGCGACAATGCCCTGCTGTTTCAAACTCGTGAAAACGTTTCTTTCATGTCGGCAGAGGGAGATTTATTTGGAGAGGACAACTCAAACGACAGAAACGAAAGCAATGCATATGAACAAGTTATACAGGAAGTTATAGTAAAGACTTTAAAAGTCGCATCCAGGGGTAGGGATAATTTTTCATCCGTCAACATTGCGAACAAAATTCCTGTTGATAGGAACTACAAGAATAGGATAgaagatgaaagaaaaaacggtGGATACCGCAAAGAAGGTGAGCCAAGGAGACATGAAAATGcttttacaaatttttatgAGTCAGAGGGAAAAGATCCACCTTACAAGCACGAGTATATTTTGTCAAATGAAGGGAATAGAAATGAAGTCGCAGAGAATGGGGATGAAGGGAGCGATCGGAAGGTAAGCGACGccgaagtggagaaaaaggaggaaaacagGAGGAGCGCCAAACAAGACTTGGGCAACAAAGGATCATACGCGGAGAAGTACACACAGCAGTACGCGGAGCAGTACACGCAGGGGGGTTTAAACCAGGGCAtgctgaaaaaaagggaacatcGTATTAGAAGTGCACTTGGGCCGAAACTCCGAAACGATTCGTTGGTGagagaaacaaaatggaatcTTCTAATTAGAAACGTAAACCTAAAAGTATTCATCAATCATATGATTAAGAAAGAAattgagggaaaaaagaacacacagGAGTATCCTTACCTTTTCGTTAAGAATAGAAACGAAACGGACCCTCGAGCTTTGCACATGGAGAACAGACCGAGCAAAATCGGTGGACTCAACCGAATCAGCAGAGACAGTAGAGCGAGGGGCGGTGTGCCCCCCATACATAACCCCTATGTCTTCGAAAAGAGCCTCAGTTATAGTTACAGTCATCGTATCGCCCACAGTTTCCCCCAGAACCGCAACTACAGTTATAGCTCCGACTCTGGTCTCATTTACAACAGAAACCTGCAAGGCGGGCACCTGATGAAAATgctaaagaaggaaggtagAATTACGAGCAAGAGGTGCAGCTCCTGCACGGATATACCCctgagaataaaaaaagggaaaaaatcacagaaaaaaaaaaaatatataaaaaaaaaactttttaaaaaaattaacatccTATCGGGAGTTAAAAATAACAGAGTCAAATCACcccaaaaaataattttttctaattatGCCGTTCCTAATCAACATTCTGTGACCCCCCCAATAGAGTACACACCAAGGAGCGATTCCATTTGCAGAATTACACACAGTTTTGACATCTTCACCCCCGAGTATAGGAGAAACCGATACGTTCACTCCGTCATCAGCCAGAGGTACAACACAGACATGGACAGCACCACAAATAATCAAACAGGCAATATCCCATTTAGGGAAAAGAACCTGATACTACCCCTGACAGATACGAATTCTAATGAGAAATACCTTCGAAGGTCCATGTCCGAACCGAACTTATACAAATTTGGCTACTTTAGATGCATCCTTAACGACCTTAATGACACCAAAATTAATTACAACAGTTTAGTTGCAAATAGGTTAGATAAAATGATGAAGGTTCCAATTTACAACCAAATATATGGATTTACTTCCAACTCCAGCGACCTGGATTCGTCGGATACGTCATGGGGCTACTAA
- a CDS encoding protein kinase, putative, with product MYTPISIYNNLVNLAKKVKMECVRKEEPKYKLVKLIGKGTFGKVYYAIDLCTQEPVAIKRSPKWRNKVSREVDLLQKMQHSENIVNLKSIFYTTTEKGFRIQNIVFKYMTYSLGKYIRFKKQERKENKKNRISASDLKSIIYQICKGIKHLHEHNLAHRDLKPDNILIDTGSSPFKVEICDLGSAKKVEESIISIPYICSRWYRAPELLCGSMYYTTDVDLWSLGCIIFELINLCPLFPGKFKKDDISEECSQIINLIEVLGSPGMSFYESIKGQTSNRNRNLIKELCGLNIRPLSWSSILGDILEESEWELIGIVDGLLKWNPNERLKIDAVLSNPYFAT from the exons ATGTACACGCCGATAAGCATATACAATAATCTTGTTAATTTGGCCAAGAAGGTCAAAATGGAATGCGTTAGGAAGGAAGAGCCCAAGTATAAGTTGGTAAAACTGATCGGCAAGGGCACCTTTGGGAAGGTCTACTACGCTATTGATCTATGCACACAGGAACCCGTCGCGATTAAACGATCCCCCAAATG GAGGAACAAAGTCTCGAGGGAAGTGGACCTCCTGCAGAAGATGCAGCACAGCGAAAACATAGTAAATTTAAAATCCATTTTTTACACCACGACGGAGAAGGGTTTTCGTATACAAAACATTGTCTTTAAGTATATGACGTACAGCctgggaaaatatattcgaTTTAAGAAAcaggagaggaaggaaaacaa GAAAAATCGTATTTCAGCGTCTGACTTAAAAAGCATTATATA CCAAATATGTAAAGGAATCAAGCACTTACATGAACACAATTTAGCTCACAGGGATTTGAAGCCGGACAATATTTTG ATTGATACAGGCTCATCCCCATTTAAAGTGGAAATATGTGATTTGG GATCTGCAAAAAAAGTTGAAGAAAGCATCATCTCGATTCCGTACATATGTTCGAGATGGTACCGGGCGCCTGAGCTGTTATGCGGTTCCATGTATTACACG ACGGACGTAGACCTATGGT cCCTGGGGTGTATAATTTTCGAGCTGATAAATCTCTGTCCCCTGTTTCCggggaaattcaaaaaagACGA CATATCCGAAGAATGCTCACAGATTATAAATTTAATTGAAGTGTTGGGATCTCCAGGAAT GAGTTTTTACGAAAGTATAAAGGGCCAAACCAGTAACAGGAAT AGAAATCTTATTAAGGAACTGTGCGGACTGAACATTCGACCCTTGTCCTGGAGCTCCATCCTGGGGGACATCTTGGAGGAAAG TGAATGGGAGCTAATCGGCATCGTAGATGGTCTTTTGAAATG gAATCCAAATGAAAGATTAAAAATTGACGCAGTTTTGAGTAACCCTTATTTTGCTACATGA
- a CDS encoding exportin-T, putative, producing the protein MDELEVAILCLYGNECTRISKSDAQKYCENFQNTADSWKYCVAKFVDSKRLEVKFFCIHVIVEKLKTLKGEDLLYVKNALYNYLESKYPTANDDPCVVNKIIQLYLSLIEFLYPNNMNDGFKFLINLIMVNNDMNAKNMYINFFLKLMNMLDVEYIDNVYSTKGVQVATNLKEAIKNNDLPIIIECLYFIMSTNVEDISALSIFTLSKYVTWIDINYVVNDKILAYIYQTINGQNNSITESSFSFLTALVRKGMNPLNKIQFIENINIIYVLQNIPKILDISYDMNKKIMLKKGELVNYICLELVESIYEINKLKDYPMNSAKYNEICDKATDMLFLILPHALEIYGIDDFFVASTVEKFFSLLFTKFKTVMGSASAEEGMSGQQVTLGASANGYKIPQAKMNLFINTLICSTVNKFQFPAYIEEFYDEEDEDFITFNNFRENIEKLFQRLILFNKLKAIEIIKNAIIYMNENFDNLKWNTIESTLYAFYITTSIYTEYKGSTMQAGGSAAKDANSSVVSTTCISKTNTGTANANTSGNMSKEVQDMQNGEYNNLLFDCLAELLKNRKILSCNNSLININLMEIFQRLNPFFIKNPQYVEYSLHVFITNGIRCSKNKVVKKSVHIFKKFLKANSFVICNYMKEILQMLESFLEIPCVYQRVASKNPAGNNSANNTTLADMLSLDQDYIKSMYKYIYAGVNYTHEDQNDIYEIAGLLLLHYDYSRAKRIAKGEVNDQIHLLEQQGMQGRGGNPTNINFNRMSSTNSGSGDVKDLNNTTSMQGMCTDLNTRNEKINEELIPNYKDRIFFFKGILNKLLENLSNIKNVYINSSKSQHEVLCLSFTCSVVIRCIGALCKNVNINMTDELINDLDNTLGIIIHEALELFYKNYIVRDSVLYTYRILSNLFKELSLNYTIKILPYFYNISYNMIMTKLQKTNTAGATTSAVVGTQNPLLSFNMMTPSSHPTVGVGSSGEASTCFSNSQEELKYLFNELNELAILVCHLICTYKEKSYDTFIKPYIQNITQIHLNIWKCIIVQSLEMQREQNSVLSPLLLILYNISLNIPSAIHNFVSLDLIALTHKEFCQAFSNEDMVKAKCPDAITSILLVSLNYSNTCDLNICLYAAQTFSNMLNNATCLQNAQEVLSKYPLVQIIDTLCVTLKSLDYSDPKNKRIIQEVMNIFRLFCGFKVNAGCLPSKILESAQICLQNSLLSVFKNNRNDIGVLLQAVNANNQQQFRQILSNFVA; encoded by the exons AATTGTAGAAAAGCTGAAGACACTTAAAGGAGAAGACCTCCTGTATGTAAAAAATGCACTGTATAATTATTTGGAGAGTAAATACCCAACAGCCAATGACGATCCCTGTGTGGTAAACAAAATTATCCAACTGTACCTCTCGCTAATAGAATTTCTTTACCCAAACAACATGAACGATGGGTTCAAATTTCTCATAAATCTGATAATGGTTAATAACGACatgaatgcaaaaaatatgtatataaatttttttctcaaattaATGAACATGTTAGATGTAGAATACATAGACAACGTGTATTCTACGAAAGGGGTTCAGGTAGCTACCAATTTGAAAGaagcaataaaaaataacgacCTTCCAATTATAATCGAGTGcttatattttataatgAGCACCAACGTTGAAGACATAAGTGCCCTTAGCATCTTTACCCTCTCCAAGTATGTTACCTGGATTGATATCAACTATGTCGTCAATGATAAAATTCTCGCCTACATCTATCAGACCATTAATGGGCAAAATAACTCCATTACAGAATCCAGCTTCTCCTTCCTAACAGCACTTGTACGTAAAGGAATGAACCCATTGAACAAAATTCAATTtattgaaaatataaatatcaTTTATGTCCTCCAAAATATACCCAAAATTTTAGATATATCATAtgatatgaacaaaaaaattatgttaaaGAAAGGGGAGCTTGTAAACTACATTTGCCTTGAATTGGTAGAATCTAtttatgaaataaataagcTAAAGGATTACCCAATGAATAGTGCAAAGTACAACGAAATATGTGACAAGGCTACCGATATGTTGTTCTTGATTTTACCACATGCTTTGGAAATATACGGGATAGATGATTTCTTCGTCGCCAGCACagtagaaaaatttttcagtCTCCTCTTCACCAAATTTAAGACAGTAATGGGGTCTGCATCAGctgaggaaggaatgagcgGCCAACAGGTAACTCTTGGGGCGTCAGCAAATGGATATAAAATTCCGCAGGCCAAAATGAACCTCTTTATTAATACCCTAATATGTAGCACTGTGAACAAATTTCAATTTCCAGCGTATATTGAAGAATTCTACGATGAGGAAGACGAAGATTTTATTACTTTCAACAACTTTCGGGAGAATATTGAAAAACTCTTCCAGAGATTAATACTGTTTAATAAACTGAAAGCCATCGAAATTATTAAGAATGCCATTATTTATATGAACGAAAATTTTGACAACTTGAAGTGGAACACCATAGAATCCACTCTCTACGCCTTCTACATCACAACTTCCATCTATACTGAGTATAAAGGAAGCACCATGCAAGCCGGCGGAAGTGCAGCCAAGGATGCCAACTCTTCAGTAGTGTCTACCACGTGTATAAGCAAAACGAATACAGGAACGGCAAATGCAAATACCAGTGGAAACATGTCCAAAGAGGTACAAGACATGCAGAACGGAGAATACAACAACTTGCTTTTTGACTGCCTTGCGGAGTTACTAAAAAACCGTAAAATTCTCAGCTGCAATAATAGCCTTATAAATATAAACCTCATGGAAATTTTCCAAAGACtgaaccctttttttattaaaaatccACAATACGTAGAATACTCTCTTCATGTTTTTATTACAAATGGGATTAGATGTAGTAAGAATAAAGTGGTAAAAAAGTCggtgcatatttttaaaaaattcttgAAAGCAAATTCGTTTGTCATATGCAATTACATGAAGGAAATTTTGCAGATGTTGGAAAGCTTCTTAGAAATACCCTGTGTGTACCAACGGGTTGCTAGTAAAAACCCAGCAGGTAACAACAGTGCTAATAATACCACCTTGGCGGATATGCTATCCCTTGATCAAGACTACATAAAAtctatgtataaatatatctACGCGGGTGTGAATTATACCCACGAGGATCAGAACGACATTTATGAAATAGCAGGTTTGCTACTATTGCATTACGATTATTCCAGAGCAAAGAGGATAGCTAAGGGAGAGGTCAATGATCAAATTCACCTTCTGGAACAGCAAGGAATGCAAGGTAGAGGAGGCAACCCAACCAATATAAATTTTAACCGAATGAGCAGTACGAACAGTGGAAGTGGAGATGTAAAAGATTTAAACAATACCACTTCCATGCAGGGTATGTGCACCGACTTAAACacaagaaatgaaaaaatcaacGAAGAGCTTATCCCAAATTATAAAGATAgaatctttttctttaaaggAATTTTAAATAAGTTACTAGAAAATCTAtccaacataaaaaatgtctaTATAAATTCATCCAAATCGCAGCATGAGGTTCTATGTCTGAGTTTCACCTGCAGTGTTGTCATCAGATGTATAGGTGCATtatgcaaaaatgtaaatattaACATGACAGATGAATTGATAAACGATTTAGACAATACGTTAGGAATTATCATCCACGAAGCGTTAGAAttgttttacaaaaattacaTTGTTAGAGATTCTGTGCTCTACACGTATAGAATTCTATCGAACCTTTTTAAGGAACTCTCTCTCAACTACACCATAAAAATTCTACCATACTTTTACAACATTTCGTACAACATGATAATGACAAAATTGCAGAAGACTAATACCGCCGGAGCAACGACTTCCGCTGTAGTGGGAACTCAGAACCCATTACTTTCATTCAACATGATGACCCCATCATCACATCCAACTGTTGGAGTTGGTTCATCAGGTGAAGCCTCAACGTGTTTCTCGAATTCTCAGGAAGAACTAAAATATCTGTTTAATGAACTTAACGAATTGGCCATATTAGTATGCCACCTAATATGCACgtataaagaaaaatcgtACGATACGTTTATTAAGCCATATATACAGAACATTACGCAGATTCACCTAAACATTTGGAAGTGCATAATTGTGCAGTCGTTGGAAATGCAAAGAGAACAGAACTCTGTACTATCTCCACTCCTCCTCATACTTTACAACATATCTTTAAACATTCCATCAGCCattcacaattttgtttCTCTCGATTTGATTGCCTTAACACATAAAGAATTTTGCCAAGCCTTTTCAAATGAAGATATGGTGAAGGCAAAATGTCCAGATGCCATTACAAGCATTTTGCTTGTTTCTCTAAATTATAGCAATACCTGTGATTTGAATATCTGCCTATATGCAGCTCAAACCTTTTCGAACATGTTGAATAATGCCACTTGTTTGCAGAATGCGCAAGAG GTGCTGAGCAAATACCCACTCGTCCAAATCATCGACACGCTTTGTGTAACGCTCAAGTCCCTTGATTATTCGGATCCCAAGAATAAGAGG ATAATCCAAGAAGTAATGAACATCTTCCGACTCTTCTGCGGGTTCAAAGTCAACGCCGGCTGTCTACCCAGCAAAATTCTTGAGAGCGCTCAAATCTGTTTGCAGAATTCACTACTTTCAGTGTTCAAGAATAACCGAAACGACATCGGTGTCTTGTTGCAA GCCGTCAACGCGAACAATCAACAGCAGTTCAGACAAATTTTGTCAAATTTTGTTGCGTAA
- a CDS encoding ADP-ribosylation factor, putative translates to MLGCTEEPNLKDPTKKKFIIFGLPSSGKTSIIYFFKLGYLITTVRTLFINEESFSVKIKTDKNTLGERNYEVTFFEVGTDCSYSLIKEYADISNDMIYIVDSTHRSALSEAREEFIRIIYDFRFVYRKCKFLIFMNKQDSNGCLPSDEIINYFALPKELHFRCKFFSCSTLSGQGLKEGLEWLVSTNVFFDTNDDAVERSERTFYNY, encoded by the exons ATGCTTGGTTGCACAGAAGAACCAAA TTTAAAAGAtccaacgaaaaaaaaattcatcatttttggATTGCCGTCCTCGGGGAAAACATCTATAATTTACTTCTTCAAGCTGGGCTACCTCATAACAACG GTAAGAACACTTTTCATCAACGAAGAAAGTTTCAGCGTGAAAATCAAAACAGACAAAAACACACTGGGCGAAAGGAATTACGAAGTAACCTTCTTCGAGGTAGGAACGGATTGCTCATACAGCTTAATAAAAGAATATGCCGACATTTCAAATGACATGATTTACATCGTCGATAGTACACACAGAAGTGCCCTAAGTGAGGCCCGAGAAGAATTCATCAGAATTATATATGATTTTCGATTTGTGtatagaaaatgtaaattcttaatttttatgaataagCAAGATTCCAATGGCTGTCTCCCATCCGACgaaattataaattattttgcccttccgAAGGAGTTGCACTTTAGGTGTAAATTCTTTTCTTGTAGTACCCTATCTGGGCAAGGACTAAAAGAAGGCTTAGAATGGCTGGTGAGCACGAACGTTTTTTTTGATACAAATGATGATGCCGTTGAAAGGAGTGAAAGAACATTTTACAACTACTAG